The proteins below come from a single Mauremys reevesii isolate NIE-2019 unplaced genomic scaffold, ASM1616193v1 Contig18, whole genome shotgun sequence genomic window:
- the LOC120393303 gene encoding class I histocompatibility antigen, F10 alpha chain-like, producing MGPRKHLLLVWLVLWFLLGLAEPAPDGPHSLAYHYVGTYEASGLLEFGAAGLLDGAPIDGYDRAARAKVPAQPWVGEGLGPEYWRQGGASRAAKEAWFRRNVETLKRRSNETQGRHTLQWALGCEREPGGLVRGWYQFGYDGQDLVLFDRGNRRWLAALPWAEATRRRWDAQPEVGERLHRYLGDTCPEWLGRFLRSRRAWARRAAAPQLQAWSRPTPGHPGWLTLGCQAWGFPTRDIEVSWLRGNATLPGAEAGAGLPSDGSYQRQSRLPGER from the exons ATGGGGCCCCGGAAACACCTGCTGCTGGTGTGGCTGGTGCTGTGGTTCCTACTCGGCCTGGCTGAGCCAG CCCCCGACGGGCCCCACAGCCTGGCCTATCACTACGTGGGCACCTACGAGGCCTCGGGGCTGCTGGAGTTCGGGGCGGCCGGGCTGCTGGACGGGGCCCCCATCGACGGCTACGACCGCGCCGCCCGCGCCAAGGTGCCCgcccagccctgggtgggggaggggctgggccccgAGTACTGGCGCCAGGGGGGGGCCTCGCGGGCCGCCAAGGAGGCCTGGTTCCGGCGCAACGTGGAGACCCTCAAACGGAGAAGCAACGAGACGCAGG gCCGCCACACGCTGCAGTGGGCGCTGGGCTGCGAGCGGGAGCCCGGGGGGCTGGTTCGCGGCTGGTACCAGTTCGGCTACGACGGGCAGGACCTGGTGCTGTTCGACCGGGGCAACCGGCGCTGGCTGGCGGCTCTGCCCTGGGCTGAGGCCACGCGGCGCCGCTGGGACGCGCAGCCCGAGGTCGGGGAGCGGCTGCACCGGTACCTGGGGGACACCTGCCCGGAGTGGCTGGGCCGCTTCCTGCGCAGCCGGCGCGCCTGGGCCAGGAGGGCAG ctgccccccagctgCAGGCCTGGTCCCGCCCAACCCCCGGGCACCCGGGCTGGCTGACTCTGGGGTGCCAGGCCTGGGGGTTCCCCACGCGGGACATCGAGGTGTCCTGGCTGCGGGGGAACGCGACGCTGCCGGGGGCCGAGGCGGGCGCGGGGCTGCCCAGCGACGGGAGCTACCaacgccagagccgcctgcctgGAGAGAGGTGA